A part of Oncorhynchus clarkii lewisi isolate Uvic-CL-2024 chromosome 17, UVic_Ocla_1.0, whole genome shotgun sequence genomic DNA contains:
- the LOC139370862 gene encoding ETS-related transcription factor Elf-3: MSSASELCMILTDANMTMYQTGSSEPLQPSLTTVSLPAVGDLLHLSDLSSCSANILAQWYDLNPQYWSKQNVLEWISFHVERSKFDASTLSMSYCSMDGPTLCQLTRDQLLNMFGMSLGTQLYQSLLELKAKYDLNETCKLLDNFLEEFPDFPLLSTVEVNEVVRDTSYTDFSHIFKNFENMKPLSDNGYESDSMHSSSSGGMLSFQNPSSPESRSSESDPEFSYPQFAKVHIKTERGEMKKRGRGRPPKLSRDPKHFYQTSTKSKHAPRGTHLWEFIRDILIHPEQNQNQALMKWEDRREGVFKFLKSEAVAQLWGQKKKNSSMTYEKLSRAMRYYYKREILDRVDGRRLVYKFGKNSTGWKVEETELHGM; this comes from the exons ATGTCGTCTGCCAGTGAGCTGTGTATGATCCTGACCGACGCTAACATGACCATGTACCAGACTGGGAGCTCAGAGCCGCTGCAGCCCAGCCTCACCACTGTGTCTCTGCCTGCCGTAGGAGACCTGCTGCACCTCTCAGACCTTTCCTCATGCAGTGCCAATATACTGG CTCAATGGTATGACCTGAACCCTCAGTACTGGAGCAAGCAGAACGTTTTGGAGTGGATCAGTTTTCACGTGGAGCGCAGTAAGTTTGATGCCAGCACACTGAGCATGTCCTACTGCTCCATGGATGGACCTACACTATGCCAACTGACCAGAGATCAGCTGTTAAACATGTTTGGAATGTCCCTCGGGACTCAGCTCTACCAGAGCCTGCTGGAACTCAAGGCCAAATATG ATCTGAATGAGACCTGTAAGCTTCTGGACAACTTCCTGGAGGAGTTCCCAGACTTCCCTCTGCTCAGCACAGTAGAAGTGAACGAAG TTGTGAGAGACACCAGCTACACTGACTTCTCACACATCTTCAAGAACTTCGAAAACATGAAGCCGCTCAGCGATAACGGATACGAGTCCGACAGCATGCACAGCTCCTCGTCAG GTGGAATGTTGAGCTTCCAGAACCCCAGCTCTCCAGAATCCAGGAGCAGTGAGTCTGACCCAGAGTTCTCCTACCCTCAGTTCGCAA AAGTGCAcataaagacagagaggggagagatgaagaagagaggcagaggaagacCTCCCAAACTCAGCCGAGACCCCAAACACTTCTACCAGACCTCCACAAAGAGCAAACATG CGCCTCGTGGGACCCACCTGTGGGAGTTCATTAGGGACATCCTGATCCACCCAGAGCAGAACCAAAACCAGGCTCTGATGAAGTGGGAGGACCGCCGTGAGGGTGTCTTCAAGTTCCTCAAGTCTGAGGCTGTGGCCCAGCTGTGGgggcagaagaagaagaacagcAGCATGACCTATGAGAAACTCAGCCGCGCCATGAG ATACTACTATAAGAGAGAGATCCTGGATAGAGTGGATGGTAGACGGCTGGTCTATAAGTTTGGGAAGAATTCCACCGGCTGGAAGGTGGAAGAGACCGAGCTGCATGGCATGTGA